Proteins found in one Hoplias malabaricus isolate fHopMal1 chromosome 17, fHopMal1.hap1, whole genome shotgun sequence genomic segment:
- the LOC136674169 gene encoding coagulation factor V-like isoform X2 encodes MVQCKLLVVALLLAFVSHLLCFPAESEQVRAKGLQLSRVIRGYRGARSPVEKLLEKRTDASGAGQEAVTKSLDSEQDSVGQDVKESLDSEQGSVGQDVKESLDSEQGSVGQDVKESPDSKQGSVGPDVTESPDSKQGSVGPDVTESPDSKQGSVGPDVTESPDSKQGSVGPDVKESPDSKQGSVEEDVTESPDSKQGSVGPDVAESPDSKQGSVGPDVTESPDSKQGSVGPDVKGSPDSEQEVV; translated from the exons ATGGTTCAGTGTAAGCTCTTGGTGGTGGCTCTTCTTCTGGCCTTCGTCTCTCACT tgctgtgttttCCAGCTGAGTCTGAGCAGGTGCGAGCCAAGGGGCTGCAGTTGTCGAGAGTGATCAGGGGCTACAGAG GAGCCCGTAGTCCTGTGGAGAAGCTGTTGGAGAAAAGGACTGATGCTTCTGGTGCTGGACAGGAAGCAGTGACAAAATCTCTAGACTCAGAGCAAGACTCTGTTGGACAAGATGTGAAAGAATCTCTAGACTCAGAGCAAGGTTCTGTTGGACAAGATGTGAAAGAATCTCTAGACTCAGAGCAAGGTTCTGTTGGACAAGATGTGAAAGAATCTCCAGACTCAAAGCAAGGCTCTGTTGGACCAGATGTGACAGAATCTCCAGACTCAAAGCAAGGCTCTGTTGGACCAGATGTGACAGAATCTCCAGACTCAAAGCAAGGCTCTGTTGGACCAGATGTGACAGAATCTCCAGACTCAAAGCAAGGCTCTGTTGGACCAGATGTGAAAGAATCTCCAGACTCAAAGCAAGGCTCTGTTGAAGAAGATGTGACAGAATCTCCAGACTCAAAGCAAGGCTCTGTTGGACCAGATGTGGCAGAATCTCCAGACTCAAAGCAAGGCTCTGTTGGACCAGATGTGACAGAATCTCCAGACTCAAAGCAAGGCTCTGTTGGACCAGATGTGAAAGGATCTCCAGACTCAGAGCAAG AGGTCGTCTGA
- the LOC136674169 gene encoding dentin sialophosphoprotein-like isoform X1 produces the protein MVQCKLLVVALLLAFVSHLLCFPAESEQVRAKGLQLSRVIRGYRGARSPVEKLLEKRTDASGAGQEAVTKSLDSEQDSVGQDVKESLDSEQGSVGQDVKESLDSEQGSVGQDVKESPDSKQGSVGPDVTESPDSKQGSVGPDVTESPDSKQGSVGPDVTESPDSKQGSVGPDVKESPDSKQGSVEEDVTESPDSKQGSVGPDVAESPDSKQGSVGPDVTESPDSKQGSVGPDVKGSPDSEQGSDPNPALKH, from the exons ATGGTTCAGTGTAAGCTCTTGGTGGTGGCTCTTCTTCTGGCCTTCGTCTCTCACT tgctgtgttttCCAGCTGAGTCTGAGCAGGTGCGAGCCAAGGGGCTGCAGTTGTCGAGAGTGATCAGGGGCTACAGAG GAGCCCGTAGTCCTGTGGAGAAGCTGTTGGAGAAAAGGACTGATGCTTCTGGTGCTGGACAGGAAGCAGTGACAAAATCTCTAGACTCAGAGCAAGACTCTGTTGGACAAGATGTGAAAGAATCTCTAGACTCAGAGCAAGGTTCTGTTGGACAAGATGTGAAAGAATCTCTAGACTCAGAGCAAGGTTCTGTTGGACAAGATGTGAAAGAATCTCCAGACTCAAAGCAAGGCTCTGTTGGACCAGATGTGACAGAATCTCCAGACTCAAAGCAAGGCTCTGTTGGACCAGATGTGACAGAATCTCCAGACTCAAAGCAAGGCTCTGTTGGACCAGATGTGACAGAATCTCCAGACTCAAAGCAAGGCTCTGTTGGACCAGATGTGAAAGAATCTCCAGACTCAAAGCAAGGCTCTGTTGAAGAAGATGTGACAGAATCTCCAGACTCAAAGCAAGGCTCTGTTGGACCAGATGTGGCAGAATCTCCAGACTCAAAGCAAGGCTCTGTTGGACCAGATGTGACAGAATCTCCAGACTCAAAGCAAGGCTCTGTTGGACCAGATGTGAAAGGATCTCCAGACTCAGAGCAAGGTTCTGATCCTAATCCCGCTCTGAAACACTGA
- the LOC136674163 gene encoding dentin sialophosphoprotein-like, whose protein sequence is MVQCKLLVVALLLAFVSHLLCFPAESEQVRAKGLQLSRVIRGYRGARSPVEKLLEKRTDASGAGQEAVTKSLDSEQGSVGQDVKESLDSEQGSVGQDVKESLDSKQGSVGQDVKESPDSKQGSVGPDVKESLDSEQGSVGQDVKESLDSEQGSVGQDVKESLDSEQGSVGQDVKESLDSKQGSVGQDVKESLDSKQGSVGPDVKESLDSKQGSVGQDVKESPDSKQGSVGPDVTESPDSKQGSVEQDVTESPDSKQGSVEQDVTESPDSKQGSVEQDVTESPDSKQGSVGPDVKGSPNSEQEVV, encoded by the exons ATGGTTCAGTGTAAGCTCTTGGTGGTGGCTCTTCTTCTGGCCTTCGTCTCTCACT tgctgtgttttCCAGCTGAGTCTGAGCAGGTGCGAGCCAAGGGGCTGCAGTTGTCGAGAGTGATCAGGGGCTACAGAG GAGCCCGTAGTCCTGTGGAGAAGCTGTTGGAGAAAAGGACTGATGCTTCTGGTGCTGGACAGGAAGCAGTGACAAAATCTCTAGACTCAGAGCAAGGTTCTGTTGGACAAGATGTGAAAGAATCTCTAGACTCAGAGCAAGGTTCTGTTGGACAAGATGTGAAAGAATCTCTAGACTCAAAGCAAGGCTCTGTTGGACAAGATGTGAAAGAATCTCCAGACTCAAAGCAAGGTTCTGTTGGACCAGATGTGAAAGAATCTCTAGACTCAGAGCAAGGTTCTGTTGGACAAGATGTGAAAGAATCTCTAGACTCAGAGCAAGGTTCTGTTGGACAAGATGTGAAAGAATCTCTAGACTCAGAGCAAGGTTCTGTTGGACAAGATGTGAAAGAATCTCTAGACTCAAAGCAAGGCTCTGTTGGACAAGATGTGAAAGAATCTCTAGACTCAAAGCAAGGCTCTGTTGGACCAGATGTGAAAGAATCTCTAGACTCAAAGCAAGGCTCTGTTGGACAAGATGTGAAAGAATCTCCAGACTCAAAGCAAGGCTCTGTTGGACCAGATGTGACAGAATCTCCAGACTCAAAGCAAGGCTCTGTTGAACAAGATGTGACAGAATCTCCAGACTCAAAGCAAGGCTCTGTTGAACAAGATGTGACAGAATCTCCAGACTCAAAGCAAGGCTCTGTTGAACAAGATGTGACAGAATCTCCAGACTCAAAGCAAGGCTCTGTTGGACCAGATGTGAAAGGATCTCCAAACTCAGAGCAAG AGGTCGTCTGA
- the LOC136673318 gene encoding uncharacterized protein produces MNPSYCQQHLSSIMSSRFEEQRRALCRRLQDETTSIHQDRPQKAREMKQKLAGQEQAQKEMFHDLLQMDSERKEFTAEVLTRFRCEEQWRSDGDEQLERRRMRKQITATEKFLKEADQMKLKNENLRKALREERGRRLRAEESLREEREKQQRAFQKRKKEEEEEEERRNKLEEEKIRQEEQDKARELREEEESELKEELEKLRDALKEERDERRSV; encoded by the coding sequence ATGAACCCGAGTTACTGCCAGCAGCATCTCAGCTCCATCATGAGCAGCAGGTTCGAGGAGCAAAGGAGGGCCCTGTGTAGGAGACTGCAGGATGAGACCACCTCCATCCACCAGGATAGACCTCAGAAGGCTAGGGAGATGAAGCAGAAGTTGGCCGGGCAGGAACAAGCCCAGAAAGAGATGTTCCATGACCTGCTGCAGATGGACAGCGAGAGGAAGGAGTTCACTGCTGAGGTTCTCACGCGCTTCCGCTGTGAAGAACAATGGAGGTCAGATGGAGACGAGCAGctggagagaaggagaatgaggaAACAGATCACAGCGACTGAGAAGTTTCTGAAAGAGGCAGACCAGATGAAACTCAAAAATGAGAATCTTAGAAAAGctctgagagaagagagaggtagaaggctgagagcagaggagagtttgagggaagagagagagaaacagcagagggcctttcagaagagaaagaaagaggaggaggaggaggaggagagaaggaaTAAACTGGAAGAGGAAAAGATACGGCAGGAGGAGCAGGACAAGGCGcgagagctgagagaggaggaggagagtgagTTAAAAGAGGAGTTAGAAAAGCTGAGAGATGCTTTGAAGGAAGAGCGAGATGAAAGGAGGAGCGtttga